The genomic window AGCCTGAAGCATTGGCACAGCTTTGGACGGGGCTTGGCCGGCTATGCCTATACGGGGGCGTCCTGCATGGCGTCGTTGCTGGGCGACGGCGACGAAGCCCTCCGTTATCTTTCCATTCTCAAATCCCATCTACGGCCCAATACGCTCTATTACGAAATCGACCACCTGCCCGTTATGGAAACGCCGTTGCACGGCGCCACCGCCATGCAGGAAATGCTGCTGCAGAGCTGGGGCGGCAAGCTCCGCGTCTTTCCCGCCGTACCGTCGGAATGGCCCGATGCCCAGTTCCACCAGCTGCGCGGCGAAGGGGCCTATTTGGTCAGCGCCCGCCGCGAGCACGGCACGACGCAATGGGTGCTCGTCCAGTCCGAAGCCGGCGGAACCGTGGAGGTGGATCCGGCCATGGCCGATGCCCAATGGGTTGCTTCCAACGAGGCCACGGTCAAAAAAGGCGCCGACGGCATCTGCACCATCCAAACCGAGCCCGGCGCCACGGTCCTGTTCTGGCCCAAGGGCGCCGCCCGGCCCACGCCATCGGTCGCCCCCGTCGCCCCGCATGGCAAGGAGCACCCGTTCGGGTTGTAGCAGAAAAGGAAACACGGACATGGATAAACCAGCGGCCTATGAACAGCTTTTCGGGGGGCTCGACGCCCTGTGCGGGGACGAGCCGGATGCGATTGCGCGCATGGCCACCATCGCCTGCGAGCTCAATCACGCCTTCGACCATTTCGACTGGGTCGGCTTCTATCGCAACATGGGCGACGACACCCTGAAGATCGGCCCCTACCAAGGCACGCACGGCTGTCTTTCGATTCCCTTCTCCAAGGGTGTCTGCGGCAAGTGCGCGCGCGAAATGAAAATCCAGCACGTGCCCGATGTGGACGCCATCGCCGACCATATCGCCTGCTCTTCAACCACCCGCTCCGAAGTCGTTATCCCCATGGTGACGGCCACCGGCGAACTGGTCGGCGTCCTCGATATCGACTCCAACACCCTCGACGCCTTCGATGAAACCGATCTCCGGGAACTCCCGAAGATCAACCGCTACTTTGAGTGACCGCACCCGTACCACGGGGACGCCTGCAGTAATATACACAGGCATGGCAGACTTCTACAAGACGCAGGCCGGTCTCCTGGCTACATTCAAGCCGTGGAAATGGATCC from Pontiella desulfatans includes these protein-coding regions:
- a CDS encoding GAF domain-containing protein — protein: MDKPAAYEQLFGGLDALCGDEPDAIARMATIACELNHAFDHFDWVGFYRNMGDDTLKIGPYQGTHGCLSIPFSKGVCGKCAREMKIQHVPDVDAIADHIACSSTTRSEVVIPMVTATGELVGVLDIDSNTLDAFDETDLRELPKINRYFE